A genomic region of Sulfobacillus acidophilus DSM 10332 contains the following coding sequences:
- a CDS encoding phage SPO1 DNA polymerase-related protein (PFAM: Uracil DNA glycosylase superfamily~TIGRFAM: uracil-DNA glycosylase, family 4~COGs: COG1573 Uracil-DNA glycosylase~InterPro IPR005122:IPR005273~KEGG: ter:Tery_0413 phage SPO1 DNA polymerase-related protein~PFAM: Uracil-DNA glycosylase-like~SPTR: Uracil-DNA glycosylase;~TIGRFAM: Phage SPO1 DNA polymerase-related protein): MTDPQRECRRCRLADRRTQVVVGRGNPQATVMMVGEAPGRDEDRTGYGFQGAAGKIFDQVLEYLGLSRDTIWLANAVRCRPTDDGRKNRPPLPDEVIACRPWLMDDVRTVNPQVIVTFGRTAWESLTGGSWKDVTAGAPFPLAESRWAVALYHPAYLIYRRAFWPQYRDHLDRLAAFLREMGVSTDPASGPFLTMVR; the protein is encoded by the coding sequence ATGACAGACCCGCAACGAGAGTGTCGACGCTGTCGCTTGGCCGACCGCCGAACGCAGGTGGTCGTGGGCCGGGGAAATCCCCAGGCTACCGTCATGATGGTAGGGGAAGCGCCGGGTCGCGACGAGGATCGCACGGGCTACGGATTTCAAGGGGCGGCCGGCAAGATTTTTGACCAGGTGTTGGAGTATCTGGGGCTCTCGCGTGACACGATTTGGTTGGCCAATGCGGTCCGCTGCCGCCCCACCGACGATGGCCGGAAAAATCGTCCGCCGTTGCCGGACGAGGTCATCGCGTGTCGTCCCTGGCTGATGGACGATGTGCGGACGGTTAATCCCCAAGTGATTGTCACTTTCGGCCGGACAGCCTGGGAGAGCCTGACCGGGGGTTCGTGGAAAGACGTCACGGCAGGCGCGCCGTTCCCGTTGGCGGAAAGCCGGTGGGCGGTGGCGCTTTACCATCCGGCTTATTTGATTTACCGACGGGCGTTTTGGCCGCAATATCGGGATCATTTAGACCGGTTGGCGGCCTTTTTGAGAGAGATGGGCGTGAGTACGGATCCGGCTTCGGGCCCATTTCTAACAATGGTCAGATAA
- a CDS encoding protein of unknown function DUF224 cysteine-rich region domain protein (COGs: COG0247 Fe-S oxidoreductase~InterPro IPR004017~KEGG: nmu:Nmul_A1846 putative ferredoxin~PFAM: Cysteine-rich region, CCG~SPTR: Putative ferredoxin) has translation MEYNPHHPAYWDETALHQDMVQAFDICNGCRLCYNLCPSFPVLFEAVEGHDDDAQKITETEIARVADLCYQCNLCFIKCPYVPPHRFDLDFPRLMLRSKAIRAKKHGISRTDRFLGNPEQVGQMGHLAPKLANWSVKNPVLRRWMERVYGIDHRRHLPRFAPVRFSDWVKKRAANAVQPEAVDAVIFSTCTVEYHEPGIGQAALAVLAHNQLTATVPEGQVCCGMPALDGGDVEGAIRRAKQNVALLAPYAKAGKPILALQPTCALLIKRDYATLVGTEDAQIVASMTQDITEYLADKMRKGQLQKDFQSSLGPVTYHLSCHTKSQGLKRAAKDLLEAVDGTRVDVVDRCAGIDGTWGLKHTYYEESLKVSAKLTEKFRQAHDTHACSDCALAGLQIETVTDEVPKHPVELLARAYGLSSEGNN, from the coding sequence ATGGAATATAATCCGCATCACCCCGCCTATTGGGACGAAACGGCGCTGCACCAGGACATGGTGCAAGCATTCGACATTTGTAACGGATGTCGTCTTTGTTATAATTTGTGTCCATCTTTTCCTGTCCTCTTTGAAGCGGTCGAAGGGCACGATGACGACGCCCAAAAGATTACCGAAACGGAAATCGCCCGCGTCGCCGATTTGTGCTATCAATGCAATTTGTGCTTTATCAAGTGTCCCTATGTCCCCCCTCATCGCTTCGATCTCGACTTTCCCCGTCTCATGTTGCGTTCGAAGGCTATTCGAGCCAAGAAGCATGGGATTAGCCGGACCGATCGATTTTTGGGCAACCCCGAACAGGTCGGGCAAATGGGCCACCTCGCCCCTAAACTGGCAAACTGGTCCGTCAAGAACCCCGTTCTTCGCCGCTGGATGGAACGCGTCTACGGAATTGACCACCGACGGCATCTCCCGCGGTTTGCGCCGGTGCGGTTTTCCGACTGGGTAAAAAAGCGGGCCGCCAATGCGGTCCAGCCCGAGGCGGTTGATGCGGTCATCTTTTCCACGTGCACGGTGGAGTACCATGAGCCGGGGATTGGCCAAGCGGCCTTAGCGGTATTGGCGCATAACCAACTGACGGCGACCGTGCCCGAGGGACAGGTTTGTTGTGGCATGCCGGCGTTGGATGGCGGGGATGTCGAGGGCGCCATTCGACGGGCCAAACAGAATGTGGCCCTGTTAGCTCCGTATGCCAAGGCCGGCAAACCCATCTTGGCGCTCCAACCCACATGCGCGTTATTAATCAAACGGGATTACGCCACGTTGGTCGGAACCGAGGACGCGCAGATCGTGGCATCGATGACGCAGGATATCACGGAATATCTCGCCGACAAAATGCGGAAGGGACAACTTCAGAAAGATTTCCAGTCGTCATTAGGCCCGGTGACCTACCACCTCTCGTGTCACACCAAATCGCAAGGACTCAAGCGAGCCGCCAAAGATTTATTGGAAGCGGTGGACGGTACGCGGGTGGACGTCGTCGACCGGTGTGCCGGGATTGACGGGACCTGGGGACTTAAGCATACCTATTACGAAGAGTCCTTGAAAGTCTCGGCCAAACTGACGGAAAAATTCCGGCAGGCTCACGATACCCATGCGTGTTCCGACTGTGCCTTGGCCGGTTTACAGATTGAGACGGTAACCGATGAAGTGCCCAAGCATCCGGTCGAGTTGCTGGCCCGGGCTTATGGGCTTTCGTCAGAGGGGAATAACTGA
- a CDS encoding amidohydrolase (PFAM: Amidohydrolase family~COGs: COG1228 Imidazolonepropionase and related amidohydrolase~InterPro IPR006680~KEGG: rsa:RSal33209_0903 putative amidohydrolase~PFAM: Amidohydrolase 1~SPTR: Putative amidohydrolase): protein MWALVNARLWDGQGVSYERGGLLVDDDGRIQAVEGHYQPPAGVPAIDARGAWCLPGLIDAHSHLGITTSGEGPAHQDVNEPTDAVTADLRAIDGVNPRDPAIGEALAAGVTAAFITIGSANVIGGIGSVLHLAGETVESMLMVQAAGMKAALGENPIRIHGGQKRRPASRPGVAAVLREWLERARRYQNDPPLDWKQYDPKLEALGLVIRRDIPLRIHAHRADDILTALRVVAPYKVRTVIDHGTEAHLIIDELKRADVPVVTGPSFAARSKAELRQKGFWTPVALARAGILTAIASDHPVVPAEYLALYAGLAVREGMDPDQALAAVTGNPAKILGIADRVGSLQVGREADIVLWSDNPLTHLTAKAHTVWIAGRPVWERG, encoded by the coding sequence ATGTGGGCATTGGTCAATGCCAGACTGTGGGACGGGCAAGGTGTCTCCTATGAACGGGGCGGCTTGTTGGTGGATGACGACGGGAGAATTCAGGCGGTCGAAGGACATTATCAGCCTCCGGCGGGAGTGCCGGCGATTGACGCGCGGGGCGCTTGGTGTCTTCCGGGATTGATTGATGCCCATAGTCACCTGGGCATCACGACGAGCGGGGAAGGCCCAGCCCATCAGGATGTCAACGAGCCCACCGACGCGGTGACGGCAGATCTGCGGGCGATTGACGGGGTCAATCCCCGCGATCCGGCGATTGGGGAAGCGTTGGCGGCCGGCGTAACGGCCGCGTTTATTACCATCGGATCCGCCAATGTGATTGGCGGGATCGGTTCCGTGCTGCATTTGGCCGGCGAGACCGTCGAATCTATGCTGATGGTGCAGGCGGCCGGGATGAAAGCGGCTTTGGGGGAAAATCCGATTCGGATTCACGGCGGACAAAAACGGCGGCCGGCGTCTCGGCCCGGGGTGGCGGCTGTCTTACGGGAATGGTTGGAGCGTGCGCGCCGGTATCAAAACGATCCTCCGCTCGACTGGAAGCAGTATGATCCCAAACTGGAGGCGCTCGGTTTGGTGATCCGTCGGGATATTCCGTTACGGATTCATGCCCATCGGGCCGACGATATTCTTACCGCCTTGCGGGTGGTGGCGCCGTATAAAGTGCGGACGGTTATCGATCATGGTACGGAGGCCCATTTGATTATCGATGAACTGAAACGCGCGGACGTGCCCGTTGTCACGGGGCCGTCGTTTGCTGCCCGGAGCAAAGCGGAGCTCCGCCAGAAGGGCTTTTGGACCCCGGTCGCCTTGGCGCGGGCCGGGATTCTGACCGCGATAGCCTCCGACCATCCGGTGGTGCCGGCCGAGTATTTAGCATTATATGCCGGTCTGGCTGTCCGGGAGGGGATGGATCCGGATCAGGCATTGGCGGCGGTGACGGGAAATCCGGCGAAGATTTTGGGCATCGCGGATCGCGTAGGTTCCCTCCAAGTCGGACGGGAAGCGGATATCGTATTATGGTCGGACAACCCTCTCACGCATCTGACGGCCAAGGCACACACGGTGTGGATTGCCGGCCGACCGGTGTGGGAGCGGGGATAG
- a CDS encoding ferric uptake regulator, Fur family (PFAM: Ferric uptake regulator family~COGs: COG0735 Fe2+/Zn2+ uptake regulation protein~InterPro IPR002481~KEGG: ttr:Tter_0347 ferric uptake regulator, Fur family~PFAM: Ferric-uptake regulator~SPTR: Ferric uptake regulator, Fur family) has product MAVDQLADLLRHHGLRATPQRLAVLEAVYRLSHPDADEVYRYVARRLPALSLATVYNTLDRLAEVGMISVVENRGRRFYDANRHHHDHMYCVRCGAFQDVPAAAFEPDAPSSAGWAILKRSIIWSGVCPACQGGAGA; this is encoded by the coding sequence ATGGCAGTCGACCAGTTGGCGGATCTTTTGCGTCATCATGGACTTCGGGCCACGCCCCAGCGATTGGCTGTCCTTGAAGCGGTTTATCGGTTATCCCATCCGGATGCCGACGAGGTTTACCGGTATGTGGCGCGCCGCCTCCCTGCCCTTAGCCTGGCGACCGTGTATAACACGTTAGATCGCTTGGCGGAGGTGGGGATGATTTCGGTGGTGGAAAATCGCGGGCGTCGTTTTTACGATGCCAACCGGCACCATCATGATCATATGTATTGTGTGCGTTGCGGCGCGTTTCAAGATGTGCCGGCGGCCGCCTTTGAGCCCGATGCCCCGAGTTCCGCGGGATGGGCTATCCTCAAGCGCAGCATTATCTGGTCGGGTGTCTGTCCCGCCTGCCAAGGGGGGGCGGGAGCATGA
- a CDS encoding hypothetical protein (PFAM: Protein of unknown function (DUF3501)~KEGG: nde:NIDE4039 hypothetical protein~SPTR: Putative uncharacterized protein): MKPLTLSDIMDIRDYERARDHIRRQVIALKKVRRVGIGPRVSVVFENRETMKFQIQEMCRIEHIVDPALVQQEIDVYNDLLPEGLAIGATLLIELVQQDDMPAILKELSGLEETVWLTFGDQKVHAEAELGRSTEEKTSTVHYLTFRFTPAQRQALAETDRAELVTTHPAYSYRTPLAPTTVASLVADLLES; encoded by the coding sequence ATGAAACCGTTGACGTTATCCGATATCATGGATATCCGCGATTACGAACGCGCCCGCGATCACATCCGGCGGCAGGTGATTGCTTTGAAAAAGGTGCGCCGCGTCGGCATCGGGCCTCGCGTATCGGTCGTTTTTGAAAACCGCGAGACCATGAAGTTTCAGATTCAAGAAATGTGCCGCATTGAGCATATCGTCGATCCGGCGTTGGTGCAACAAGAAATCGACGTCTATAACGATTTGTTGCCGGAAGGGTTGGCAATCGGCGCCACGCTATTAATCGAGTTGGTCCAACAGGACGACATGCCGGCGATCTTAAAGGAATTAAGCGGGTTGGAAGAAACCGTCTGGCTCACCTTCGGGGACCAGAAAGTTCATGCCGAGGCGGAGTTAGGGCGGTCTACGGAAGAAAAAACCAGCACCGTGCATTACTTGACGTTCCGGTTTACGCCGGCCCAGCGGCAGGCATTAGCGGAAACGGATCGGGCGGAGCTGGTGACCACCCATCCCGCATATTCCTATCGTACCCCGCTTGCGCCCACAACGGTAGCCTCGTTGGTGGCCGATTTGCTGGAGAGTTAG
- a CDS encoding Rubrerythrin (PFAM: Rubrerythrin~COGs: COG1592 Rubrerythrin~InterPro IPR003251~KEGG: hoh:Hoch_2201 rubrerythrin~PFAM: Rubrerythrin~SPTR: Rubrerythrin) yields MELRGSKTHENLKEAFAGESQANRRYLYFAQKADIEGRPEIAGLFRDVAEGETGHAFGHFEFLEEVGDPVTGVPVGSTEQNLKSAIEGETYEYTQMYPGFAKTAREEGFDEIAEWFETLARAEKSHAGRFSKGLENLAE; encoded by the coding sequence ATGGAACTGCGTGGCAGCAAGACCCACGAAAACCTGAAAGAAGCGTTTGCCGGGGAGTCCCAAGCTAACCGCCGGTATCTTTATTTTGCTCAAAAGGCGGATATTGAAGGGCGGCCGGAAATTGCCGGATTGTTCCGCGATGTCGCCGAAGGCGAAACGGGACACGCCTTTGGGCATTTCGAGTTTTTGGAGGAAGTGGGCGACCCGGTGACCGGGGTGCCGGTGGGCAGCACGGAACAAAACTTGAAGAGTGCGATTGAAGGGGAAACATACGAATATACCCAAATGTACCCGGGCTTTGCCAAAACGGCGCGGGAAGAAGGATTTGACGAAATCGCGGAATGGTTCGAAACCTTGGCGCGGGCGGAGAAGAGCCACGCCGGCCGCTTCTCTAAAGGGCTCGAGAATTTGGCGGAGTAA